A window of Bacteroidota bacterium contains these coding sequences:
- a CDS encoding aminodeoxychorismate/anthranilate synthase component II, which yields MILVIDNYDSFTYNLVQLVAAVNDDFRVVRNDKITLDEIKQLMPTHILISPGPGRPENAGICIDVIKQFAADIPIFGVCLGHQAIGYAFGCKIVRAPVLMHGKTSMIYHDAKSIFQNIENPFEATRYHSLVIERESITPDLVITSETKDGIIMGVRHNKYPIEGIQFHPESILTKVGDKLINNWLLINK from the coding sequence ATGATACTCGTGATAGATAACTACGATTCTTTTACTTACAACCTTGTTCAGCTTGTAGCGGCAGTTAATGACGATTTCCGTGTTGTTCGCAACGATAAAATTACACTTGACGAAATCAAACAATTAATGCCAACGCATATTCTTATTTCTCCGGGACCAGGCAGACCGGAAAATGCAGGAATTTGTATTGATGTTATCAAACAATTCGCCGCCGATATTCCGATATTCGGCGTTTGTCTTGGGCATCAGGCAATAGGATACGCTTTCGGTTGCAAGATTGTTCGAGCACCTGTTTTGATGCACGGCAAAACTTCGATGATTTATCACGATGCAAAGTCCATCTTCCAAAATATTGAAAATCCATTTGAAGCAACACGGTATCATTCGCTCGTAATCGAACGTGAATCCATCACGCCAGACTTGGTTATAACCTCTGAAACAAAAGACGGTATTATTATGGGTGTGCGACACAATAAATATCCAATCGAAGGAATTCAATTCCATCCCGAATCAATATTAACAAAAGTTGGTGATAAATTAATTAACAACTGGCTGCTTATAAATAAATAA